Within the Nitrosococcus wardiae genome, the region TGACAATAAAGGATTGCGCGGTTCCTTGCAACGGCTAGTTGGTATTTCATCAGGCTTTTATGATGAGCCCTTTCCAAGGGGGTGAGAAGGGATTCGGTGGTTATTGTGGCTATTTTAGCATTGCCCATTTGGGCTTTGAGCTTTCCTAAGTTATTATTTGCGCATTTTTTTAACAGATGGTGCAGTCAAAAATGAAGATTTTGGTGATTGGGGGAGGGGGCCGCGAGCATGCCCTTGCTTGGAAGCTGGCCCAGTCACCCCAGGTTGATCGGGTTTATGTGGCGCCAGGTAATGCCGGGACTGCATTGGAACCTAAATTGGAAAATGTCGCGATTAAACCGGATAATATCCCGGCCCTGGTGGCTTTTGCCTCAGCAGAGCAAATTGGATTGACTGTGGTAGGGCCAGAAGCTCCCTTAGTGCTGGGAATTGTGGATGCTTTTGAGGAAGCCGGGCTAGGCTGCTTGGGACCCTATCGCGAAGCTGCCCGCCTGGAAGGCGCTAAATCCTTCGCCAAAGATTTTCTAATGCGTTGCGGGATTCCAACGGCTCGTTACCGGACTTTTAGCGAAGTGGAACCGGCAGTCGACTACATTAAAATGCAGGGTGCTCCCATTGTGGTAAAAGTGGATGGCCTGGCGGCGGGTAAGGGCGTGGTGGTGGCCCAGACCGAGCAGGAGGCCATTGATGCAGTTCATGGAATATTGGCGGGGGGTGCCTTTGGCGAGGCTGGCCGTCGGGTAGTGATAGAAGAGTTTTTAAGAGGTGAAGAAGCCAGTTTCATCGTCTTAACCGATGGCGAGCACATCTTGCCTTTGGCCAGTTCTCAGGATCATAAGGCTCATGATCAGGGCGATACGGGGCCTAATACGGGGGGGATGGGCGCTTATTCTCCGGCGTCAGTGGTGACAGAGGCGGTTCACAAGCGGGTCATGCAGGAAATAATCGTGCCGACCGTACGAGGGATGGCCGAAGAAGGATATCCTTATCGAGGATTTTTATATGCTGGGCTGATGATTGCTGAGGACGGGTCCCCCAAGGTGCTAGAGTACAATTGCCGTTTTGGGGATCCGGAAGCCCAACCCATTATGATGCGGTTGCAGTCGGATTTAGTAGAGTTATGCCAGGCCACCTTGGAGGGTCGCTTGCACGAGGTCGATGTGACCTGGGATCCCCGCGCAGCCTTGGGCGTAGTGATGGCGGCGAAAGGTTATCCAGGTTCCTACCCTATCGGTGATCCTATTTATGGTTTACCCGCCCCGGAGCGTGAGAATAGCAAAGTATTTTATGGGGGTACGGCCGAAAAAGAGGGCCGCATCGTGACGGCTGGAGGCCGTGTTCTTTGCGTCTGCGGTCTTGGTGATTCCGTGACCCAGGCCCAAGCGACCGCCTATGCCCTCGTTCAGCAAATTACTTGGAAGGAAGCCTACTACCGGACTGATATTGGTTATCGTGCCATTGCTAAGGAAGCGGGCCGGGTCAAGGGGCCCGGTGATCCTAGGTAATCAGGGGTAGGGCCTTCTTGCAAGCATAAATTTCCAGTTATTTCAGTTTAGCTAAAACTACTTGCAATCCAATTAGTATTGAGGAGGGACATATGTCCGTAGCACATCCTATTGTTGCTGTGACTGGCTCGTCTGGGGCAGGCACATCTACGGTTAAACATGCTTTCAGCGATATGTTTCGGCGTGAAGGCATTAAGCCTGTCGTGATCGAAGGCGATAGTTTCCATCGCTATGATCGCCAAGCTATGAAGGAAAAGGTCGCGGAATATGAGGAGCAGGGGAAGGTCCTGACTCATTTTGGGCCGGAAGCCAATGAGTTAGATAAATTAGAGGCTTTGTTTCGTGAATACTCAGAGCATGGCACTGGGAAAAAGCGCCTTTATATTCACAGTGAGGAAGAGGGCGAACCCTACGGCCAGGCCCCGGGGACCTTTACTCCTTGGGAGCCCATTGATCCGGATAGTCATTTGCTCTTTTATGAGGGGCTCCATGGAGGTGCAGTAACTGACCAGGTTAATGTGGCCCAATATGTGGACTTATTGGTGGGCGTAGTGCCGGTAGTGAACTTGGAATGGATCCAAAAAATTCATCGGGATTGTCTCAACCGGGGTTATTCTTCCGAGGCGGTCGTCCAAATTATTCTCAAGCGCATGCCAGATTACGTGCACTATATCTGCCCTCAATTTTCCCGTGCCCATATTAATTTTCAGCGGGTGCCCTTGGTGGATACCTCCAACCCTTTCATCGCCCGTGATATTCCAACGCCTGATGAAAGCAATGTAGTGATTCGCTTCCGGGATCCCCATATGGCGGATTTTCCCTATTATTTAAATATGCTCAAAGCTTCATTTATGTCTCGGTCTAATACCTTGGTAGTGCCTGGCGGTAAAATGGGGCTTGCCATGGAGATTGTGCTCACCCCGATTATCCACGACATGATGGAGAAAAAACGCGCCCGGGGTTAAGAATTTGTGAGTGAATGCCTAAGCTGGCCGGTGCGATTAGCCGCCCGCATGATTCATGGGGGCGGCGTTGTCGCCTATCCGACGGAGGGAGTGTTTGGTCTAGGTTGTGACCCTCTGCAAGGGGTAGCCGTTGAGCGTATCCTTAAGCTTAAGGGGCGTTCTGTAGATAAGGGCTTAATTTTAATCGCGGCTGATTTTGCCCAGTTACAATCTTATTTGTTGCCCTTAACGGCTCAAATTCAGGCCCGTCTTGAAGCAACTTGGCCTGGACCAGTCACTTGGTTGTTGCCCGCTCGGGCGGATGTTCCCCGCTGGTTGAGAGGTCAGCATGATACCCTTGCTGTCCGAGTCACCGCCCATCCCGTGGCGGCATGTCTCTGTCAAAGGGTGGGGTATGCCATTGTCTCCACCAGCGCCAATCGCGCTGGACGTCCCCCGGCGCGAACGACCTTACAGATTCGTAGATCTTTGGGTGCTGGCATCGATTATATTCTCCCGGGTGCAATAGGAGGGCGGGCTGGTCCCAGTGAGATTCGCGATGGAATAACAGGACAGCGGATCCGATGATTAATTCCCCTTGCCAGGGGAGTTCTCTCCTGATTCTCAAATGGCAAGTTTTTAGGCCTGCGCTGACCTAAATAACGGAGTGGTGATGAGTAACCCTAGCAATGAGCCTGAGGTAGCGGTAGTCAAAGACTATCTGCTTGACCTCCAAGATCGAATTTGTTCCACCTTGGAACAGGAGGACGGGGCTGCCAGCTTTATGGAGGATGACTGGCAGCGAGCGGCCGGTGGTGGGGGTCAATCCCGGGTGTTGTCTGAGGGGGCAATATTTGAACAAGGGGGAGTCAATTTCTCCCATGTCTTTGGGGACGGCCTCCCTGCTGCGGCGACAGCGCAGCGGCCGGAATTAGCAGGACGGCGATTTGAAGCCCTTGGCGTTTCTTTGGTTATCCATCCCCATAATCCCTATGTCCCTACCTCCCACGCCAACATCCGTTTCTTCCTCGCCACCAAGGAGGGCGAAGCGCCTATCTGGTGGTTTGGGGGCGGTTTTGATCTTACTCCCTACTATCCTTTTGAGGAAGACGCGATTCACTGGCATCACACCGCTCGTGAGGCTTGTATTCCCTTTGGGGAAGAGGTTTATCCCCGTTACAAAAAATGGTGCGATGAATATTTTTACCTTAAGCATCGCGGGGAAACCCGGGGAATTGGTGGGTTGTTTTTTGATGACTTGAATGAATGGGGTTTTCCCCGCTGCTTTGATTTTATGCAAAGCGTGGGCAACCATTATCTGTTGGCTTATTTACCCATTGTCCAGCGGCGCAAAACCTTCTCCTATGGCGAACGGGAGCGGGACTTCCAGCTCTATCGGCGGGGACGTTACGTGGAATTTAACCTCCTCTATGATCGGGGGACCCTCTTTGGTCTTCAGTCAGGGGGACGGACTGAATCTATCCTGATGTCATTGCCTCCCCTGGTGAAGTGGCGTTATAACTGGCGGCCAGCTGCGGGAACCCCGGAGGCCCGGCTCTACGAAAAGTTTCTTCAGCCCCAGGATTGGTTAGGGGAAAAAGGGAAGCAGTAAGTTGTTATCCGAAGCGGTGACGGGGGCACTTTACCCGCTACAGATAAGGTTCCCGTGAGGCGCCACTTCACCTGCATCCCTACTCCCGGGAAAGCTTTGCTGCCGCCAAGCTTCGTAGAGCACAACTGCAACGGCATTGGAAAGGTTAAGGCTGCGGCTAGAGGGAAGCATGGGAATTCGCAGCACCTGCTTTGGAGGCAGGGTATTCAGGAGTTCCCGTGGGAGACCCCGAGTTTCGGGGCCAAATAAGAGGGCGTCACCTGGGTGGAAGTTGGCTTTATCATAAGGTTGCTGTCCACGGCTAGAGCAGGCCCATAGCTGCCGAGGCTGGACCTGCCTTGAAAAATGCTCCAGGCTGGGATGAACCTTAACTCTGGCCCATTCATGATAGTCTAGGCCAGCGCGGCGCAACCGCCTATCGTCGAGATCAAAGCCTAGTGGTTGTATCAAGTGGAGATGAGCGCCCGTATTGGCACAAAGGCGTATGATATTACCCGTATTGGGTGGAATTTCAGGTTCGAATAAGACGACATAAAACATTGCGGCGTAGCAAGAAATGGTGGCGACATTAACTACAACTACTGAGTTAAGCGAGACCGATCGGGCAAGATTGAAAGTTGATTTTTGTGGGCTGAGGTTACTAAGTCCATTGGTGTTACTTTCAGGTTGTGTCGGTTTTGGAGAAGAATACACGCGGGTGGCGGGCTACTCTAACCGGGAGGTGGGCGCGGTGTGCCTCAAGGGAACAACAGCAGCCCCCCGCTTGGGGAATCGACCCCATCGGATTTATGAAACCCCTATGGGAATGCTCAATGCCATTGGCTTGCAAAATCCTGGTGTGGATTATGTAGTCAATCATATTCTACCAGAGTTAGATTTCAGGGAAACTCGGTACATTGCCAATGTTTCCGGTTCCACTGTTGAAGAGTATGTGGAAGTCACGCGCTGCTTTGACGATTCTCCTATTGATGCCATTGAGATCAATATTTCCTGCCCTAATGTGAAAGAAGGGGGAGTTGCTTTTGGTAATGATCCAGATATGTCGGCGCGGGTAGTGGACGCTTGCCGGAAGGTGACCCACAAACCCTTGATCACCAAGCTTTCTCCTAATCAGACCTCGATTGAAGAAAATGCCCGTCGCTGTATTGAGGCCGGAACAGATGCTTTTGCTGTCATCAATACCCTGATGGGGATGGCCATTGATATAGAGCAGCGAACCCCCCTGCTTGGGAATATCCAGGGGGGGTTATCGGGGCCTGCCATAAAGCCAATTGCTTTACTCAAGGTGCGCCAGGTCTATCAGGTGTGCCGGCAGCATGATATTCCAATTATTGGCCAAGGAGGGGTGGCCTCGAGCGAGGATGCCCTGGAATTTCTGATTGCGGGTGCGGCTACCGTGGGGGTAGGCACAGCCTTGTTTTACGACCCCCTTCTTTGTTCCAAAATTAACGCGGGGATCGTGGATTATCTCAAGCGCCATGAGGTGGCTACCGTGGAGCAGTTAACGGGCAGTTTGCGCCTAGAGGGGGAAGTTTCGGGGTGCAGTGTCAGTGGCTAAGAGCCTAGATTTCTAAGTAGCTGGCGTAGTTCCCAACGAGAGTCATTTTTTTGACGGCATCCCCCATACCGAAATGGTGGAGTGAGGCTGGGAAGGGTAAAACGCAGGTCCACGAACCAAACACACAGACCATTGCTTCCCCGATCGATGGCATAGAGGGCCGGGAGCAAGGCGAACTGGCGGTAGCCTTGCAGGGCTTCTTGGTGCCAAACCGTGCGGGCTAAGGTTTCTTGATCAGGCTTCCCATAAAGCCGGTATTGAGTCCATTGCATGGCTGTCGGTGGTGGATAGGCCGTATAGAGGCGAACCCAAAAAGGAGGATCGGGTGAGGTAGGAACGGCGAGTTGCTTGCGTCGGAGGTTGACTTGACTGAGGTAATACTTCTGTGGAGCCACCACCACAATTTTCCAATTAAAAGGGGATAGGGGTTGGGGCAAGGCATGGACTTGAATCTTGTTCAGAGAGTGTTGGCGCGCATATTCATCCCCTAGGGCCAATGCCTGAGTTCGGAGTATCCCCTGGAAGCCCACATAGGTCACTAATAGGGCTAAGCCTGCTACCGCTGGCAGGCGGGAGCGATGCCAATACCAACTGCCTAATAATCCCATGACGATAATACTGGTAAACCAAGGATCGATGACAAAAGTGGTGGGCCAAGCCGCTTTGTAATTCGAAAGAGGGGCGAGGATTTGGGTGCCATAGGCAGTGATGACATCTCCGGCAATATGAATGCTTATTCCTAATAGGGATACCCCTAAATAGGCCTGCCGGGGTTTTTGTCTTCCCCCAAACCACCAAAACAAGGTGGCCAGCAACATTCCCCAAAAGGGAAGCATAACCACGGAATGGGTGATGCCCCGATGCCAATTAAGGTAGGTGAGCAAGTCCGTGACCGAGCGGAGAACAAAATCGCTATCAGGAAAGGCCGCGGCCAAGGTTCCCACCAGGACCCGTTCTCTCAGCGTGAGTGGGTCATCTCGGCGCTGGGAAGGAGCGGTGGCGCGTGTCAGCAGCGCACCGCTCAAGGCATGGGTAAGCGTATCCATTTAACGGAAGATGGCGCCAAATTGACTCAATTTTGTTGCCTAAGGGAAAATTTTTGGGAGTTTCCTGCTGCTCCAGTTTTCAGGGACCGCTGGGGAAGGAGGTCTTGGTGAAAGTCTGTTCCTGCTTTTTTGACCGTAAGAACGATGGCTTGAGCGACCCAATGATTTCGCCTGTGCGCAGGATTCTATCCAGTAACCGACGGGTTCGCCGGTGATATTCGGTGGGATCATTCAGCCAACAGAGAAAGGTAATGAGATAGATGGAGGTCAAGGCGGTTTCATCTAGCGCCCGAAACAAAAAGACTTGATCCCGTTGGGCGGCCTCGCGAGCCCATTGCACGGTGCGGCTGATACGTAATAGGCTTGCGAGTTGCATGTGTAAATGCCCTGGTTCAAGCCGATTGAAGACCATTTGGCGCATTACTTGGCGATGAGGGGAAAGGGCTTCTAACCAGGCCATAAATAGGCGGTTGAGTCGCTCCCGGGGAGAAATGGCTGGAAAGTAAGGGCGGTTTGTTTCTTCCAGCATAGCCTGGTCAGCTCGGTCTAGCCATGCATCCACCAATTCTTCTTTTTCCCTGAAATATTGGCGAATCTGATTCAAGCTCAAACCTGTCCGTTGAGCAATATGGTGCAGGCGCACATTTTCCCAGGAAGTTTCTTCAGCCAATTCCAAGGCGGCGTCAAGGATGATATCACGGGTGCTGATAGCTTCCTCCATGGCTGATCTCCTGTTATTGGGTTTATAGTGAAAGTGTAGCAGTCCTCTGGGACGGTAGTCGTTTTAATCTTAATCGCTTAATAGTATGCAATTAGGGTGCAATATAATAGAGGTTAAGTTGCTCCACAGGTTCTTATTTCAGAAGGGAGTATAAAATGATGCTTACCTTTGAGCCGATCTGGCCTAAGGTAAAGGGTTCATCGCACAAGCGGGAGTACCCTTCTCGTCAAGCTTTTTGCGCCTGGTTAGAGAAGCCCTTAGGCCGGCGTTTGTTGAAAATCGAACGGGCGGAGTTGGAAAGAATTCTACCGGGTCTATTTGGTTACCACTTGGTCCAGCTAGGTGCCGTGCGCAAGGGGACGGATTTGCTATCTTCCAGCCGCATTTGGCATCAGGTGGTATTGGAAGCAGGGACTTGGTCAGAGGTCCAGCCACCCAGCCTGTTGTCCCGGGTGGATACTTTGCCTTTTGCCAGCGCAACTGTGGATGGGATAGTTTTGCCCCATGTATTGGAGTATGAGGCTAACCCTCATCAGGTATTACGAGAGGTCCAACGAGTACTGGTTCCTTATGGCACCTTAGTAGTTTTAGGCTTCAATCCCTGGAGCTTTTGGGGGCTTTGGCGGCTTTTTTTATGGCGGCGGGGGCAGGTGCCTTGGTGTGGGCGTTTCTACAGCCTCAGCCGTCTCCGAGATTGGTTGGCGCTATTGGGTTTTGAGACGGTGCAATTGCGGTATTTTTTATTTCGTCCCCCCTTGCAGCATCCACGGCTGATGCGGCGATTGCGTTTTTTTGAGGGGGTGGGGCAGCGTTGGTGCCCATTTTTGGCGGGGGGCTATTTGGTGGTAGCCAAAAAGCAAGTAATGCGTTTGAATCCGGTGGATCCTCTCTGGCGTAAGGAAAAGGGTTTGGAAATACCCGGCCTTGCAGAGCCGACGGCCCGGGAGCGTTTCCGTGACTGAAGCTGTGGAGATTTTTACTGACGGAGCATGCCGTGGAAATCCTGGCCCCGGGGGGTGGGGCGCCCTGCTGCGCTACCGGGGACGAGAAAAAACTTTGTCAGGGACGGAGACGAGGACGACTAATAATCGCATGGAGTTGATGGCGGCGATCCAAGCCCTAGAATCCCTCAAGCGACCCTGTCGAGTCCGGCTGACGACGGACTCCCAATACCTGCGCCAGGGAATTACCTGCTGGATGCCTCGTTGGAAACAACGCGGTTGGAAAACGGCCAACCGGCAGCCGGTGAAGAACATAGACTTATGGCAGCGCCTGGAAAGGGCCGCTGCTCAACATCAGGTAGAGTGGTTTTGGGTCCGGGGACATGAGGGGCATCCAGAAAACGAGCGGGTGGATGCCTTGGCTCGGGAAGCCATTACCGAATTGGAGGAAGGTTGATGCGGCAGATTATACTCGATACGGAGACCACTGGGTTGGAGCCCAAAGAGGGACATCGAATCATTGAAATTGGGGGAGTTGAACTGATCAATCGGCGCCGTACGGGGCAGACTTTTCATTGCTATCTAAATCCGGAACGGAAGGTGGACGAAGGGGCTTTGAAAGTCCACGGCTTGAGCAATGAGTTTTTATCAGATAAGCCGCGTTTTGTGGAAATTGTCGAGGAATTTTTAGCTTTTATTAAAGAGGCAGAATTGGTCATCCATAATGCCCCCTTCGATGTGGGTTTTCTGGATCATGAATTGAACTTACTAGGCTCTCAGTGGGGAAAAGTAAGTCTCTACTGTCAAGTGCTGGATACGTTGGCCCTAGCGCGGCAACGTCATCCGGGTCAGAAAAATAGCCTAGATGCCCTCTGCAAACGCTATGGGGTTGACAACTCCCGGCGGGATCTGCACGGCGCTCTCTTGGATGCAGAAATTCTTGCTGGAGTATATTTGGCCATGACCGGGGGTCAAGCCAGTTTAAGCCTGCGAGGGTATGGTAGCGAGGACATTCAATCTCAACCGGAAGGGGGAAAATATCGGCCTGTCCCGGTTAAGCGGTCGCCCCTTAAAGTGGTGCGGGCAAACGAAGAAGAGCGGTTGGCTCATCAGGAATGCCTTGCTGCCATTGATAAGGTTAGCGGCGGTGCTTGTTTGTGGCGTCAACTTGAGTCCCCAGATTAGCACTCTGTAGGTATGAGTGCTAATATGAGGGGGTTTCTTTAGGTAGTAAAGGGGTTGTCTAGTTTATGGCACGATCCAAGAGCCCATTGGTGCTAAACGAGCGCTCCCAGCATCTGCTCAAGGCTATGGTAGAGTGTTATATCCGCGATGGGGAACCTGTCGGTTCCCGGACTCTTTCCCGGGAGTGTCAACTGGACCTCAGCCCAGCGACTATTCGCAATGTCATGGCCGATCTGGAAGAATTGGGGTTGGTGTTTTCCCCCCATACTTCGGCGGGAAGGGTGCCTACTGTCAAAGGCTATCGCTTTTTTATCGACGCTTTGCTGAGACCTAAGAGGTTGGGTGCCAACACCATTCGCGAGCTAGCGGCCCAGTTTGAGGTGGAGGCGGAACCTTCGGCACTGCTAGCCACAGCTTCCCAATTATTATCCGAAATCAGCCGCTTTGCAGGGGTGGTGATGTTGCCCCGGCATGAATGCCGCGCTCTACGCCAGGTGGAGTTCTTGCCATTGTCAGAGAATCGGGTGCTCGCTATCTTAGTGGTAAATGAACACGAAGTGCAAAATCGTATTATTTATCCCAGCCGTCCATACTCAGCCTCGGAATTGCAGCAGGCGGCCAATTACCTTAACGCTATCTTTAAAGGGAAGGATTTTTATGAAGTTCGGGAGCGCCTCCTGGCCGAGATGAGCGAGGTGCGTGAAGATATGGACCGAATCATGGGAACAGCGGTGGAGATGGCAAAACAGGTATTTCTTTCTGAGAAAGAGGTGGAAGATTGTGTGGTCGCGGGACAGACCAACCTGTTAGATTATATGGATCTATCGGATAAAGAACGCCTGCGCCTATTATTTAATGCCTTCAATGAGAAGCAGGATATTCTGCATTTATTAGATCAGTGTTTGCATGCCGGCGGGATCCAGATCTTTATTGGCGAAGAATCGGGTTACCAAGTATTTGACGATTGCAGTGTGGTCACTGCCCGTTATGGCTCTTCCGAAGGCGCCCTGGGAGTGCTTGGCGTGATTGGTCCCACCCGAATGGATTATGAGCGGGTGATTTCTCTAGTGGATGTGACCGCCCGATTACTAGGTGCAGCCTTGAATCCGAGGTAAACCATCCCCACCTGTTGTGGTTTTAGGTAAAAGCCTTAGGGCCTGCTAACACTAAATTAATTTATGTTTGCCAGCGGCCGTTTTTTCGGCCAACCAGGCAGAAGAAACAATGGGTAGTGAGCCTAAGTGTTAACAGGCCCTAGCAACTTGGAGAGTATTGGTATGGCCAACGAAGAGAAAACTACTCCGGACACCCACAGTGCAACCGAACAGTCGGAAATTTCTGTAGAATCCGAGGCGCCAAGCGAAGGTGGTGAACAGGCCCAGGAAGCGGCACCGGAAACTGCCGAGATGGAAGATATACAACGGCTTTTGGAGGATGCTCGCACCAAGGCAGATGAGCATTGGAACGAGTTGCTCCGAGCACGAGCCGAGTTGGAGAACCAGCGCCGACGTCATGAGCGGGAATTAGAGAAGGCCCGCAAGTATGCTTTGGAGAAATTTGCCCAGGAGTTGTTGCCGGTTAAGGACAGCTTAGAGATGGGGCTGGCGGCGGCTCAGGCTGAAGATGCCGATGTAGCTGCTTTGCGAGAGGGTACCGAATTGATCCTCAAAATGTTTGATGAAGTCGCAGCCCGATTTGGCATTGAAACCGTGGACCCTCAAGGCGAAGCCTTTAATCCTGAATTCCACCAGGCCATATCTACCCAGGAGAACGACGAAGTTGCGCCTAACACCGTCCTGATCGTTGTTCGCAAGGGTTATGTTTTAAACGGCCGCCTGCTACGCCCAGCCATGGTGGTCGTCTCTAAGCCAAGCGAGCAAATCCCGCCTGGGGTGGATACCCAGGCTTGAAATTGGCTAGCGCGCCCCCATAGTCAGGTATAGCGGAGAGCATAAGGTGCCGGTAGGAGGATAACCGCCGGTGGAGAATGAATACTAAATTTTTGGAGTAGAGGAGTAATGGGAAAGATTATTGGCATTGACTTGGGGACCACCAATTCTTGCGTGGCTATCATGGAAGGGAATAAGACCCGCGTGATCGAGAATGCTGAGGGTGATCGCACCACCCCGTCTGTGGTGGCGTTTACCAAAGAAGGTGAAACATTGGTGGGCCAATCTGCTAAACGGCAAGCGATCACCAATCCTCAAAACACCCTGTATGCAATTAAGCGTCTTATTGGGCGCCGCTTTGATGAGGACGTGGTCCAGCGGGACATTAAAATGGTGTCCTATAAAATTGTAAAGGCCGATAATGGGGATGCCTGGGTGGAGGCGATGGATAAAAAAATGGCCCCGCCGGAAATTTCAGCGAACGTGCTCCGCAAAATGAAGAAAACGGCGGAGGATTACCTAGGCGAAGAAGTGACCGAGGCGGTCATCACGGTGCCGGCTTATTTTAACGATTCCCAGCGCCAGGCTACTAAGGATGCAGGCCGGATAGCAGGGCTTGAAGTGAAGCGTATTATCAATGAGCCTACGGCGGCAGCTTTGGCCTACGGCCTAGACAAGCAACGAGGCGATCAAAAGATTGCGGTCTACGATCTGGGCGGTGGTACCTTTGATATTTCTATTATTGAAATCGCAGAGGTGGAGGGAGAGCACCAGTTTGAGGTGTTATCCACCAATGGCGATACCTTCCTCGGCGGCGAAGATTTCGACAAGCGACTTATTGACTATATCGCCGAAGAGTTTAAAAAAGAGCAAGGTATCGACTTGCGCGGTGATCCTTTAGCGATGCAGCGCCTTAAAGATGCGGCGGAGAAGGCCAAGATTGAGCTTTCCTCTAGCCACCAGACAGACGTTAATTTACCCTATGTGACGGCGGATGCTTCGGGTCCTAAGCATCTTAATATTCGGATCACTCGGGCTAAGCTGGAAGCTTTGGTGGAAGATTTGATTGCTCGCACTATTGAGCCTTGTAAGATTGCTATCCAGGATGCGGGGCTTAGTGCCTCTGAAATCGACGAAGTTATCTTGGTAGGTGGGCAAACCCGTACGCCTAAAGTTCAGGAAGCGGTCAAAGAATTCTTTGGCAAGGAGCCCCGTAAAGATGTGAATCCGGATGAAGCCGTCGCCGTGGGTGCTGCCATTCAGGCTGGAGTCCTGGCTGGTGAGGTTAAAGAGGTACTGCTGCTAGATGTGACGCCCCTGTCCCTAGGGATTGAGACCTTGGGGGGAGTCATGACTAAGTTGATTGAGAAAAACACCACCATTCCTACCCGCAAAACGCAGGTCTTTTCCACCGCCGACGACAATCAAACGGCAGTCACCGTTCACGTTCTCCAGGGGGAGCGGGAGCGAGCGGCGGACAATAAGTCCTTAGGTCGCTTTGATTTGGTCGGTATCCCCCCGGCGCCTCGGGGTATGCCTCAAATCGAGGTCACCTTTGACATCGATGCCAATGGCATCTTGAATGTCTCCGCTAAAGATAAGGCAACGGGCAAGGAACAGTCTATTGTCATTAAGGCCTCTAGCGGGCTATCGGAAGATGAGATCGAAAATATGGTCAAGGACGCCGAGGCCCATGTCGAGGAAGATCGCAAGTTCCGGGAGCTGATCAATGTGCGCAATCAGGGTGATAACTTGATTCATGCGACGGAAAAGTCCATGGAAGAGTTGGGCGATAAGCTTGAGGCCGATGAGAAGAGCAGAATTGAGAAAGCGATTGAAGAACTCAAGACTGCCATGAAGGTCGATGATAAGGCGGCTATTGAAGCCCGGATCAAGGAGTTGACGGATGCTTCTGCTAAAATGGCCGAACGCATTTATGGGCAACAAGCTGAAGAGCCCAAAGAAGCCAAAGGGGAAGAAAGCAAGGCCGCCGAAGAAGGGGTCGTGGATGCTGAGTTTGAG harbors:
- the dnaK gene encoding molecular chaperone DnaK → MGKIIGIDLGTTNSCVAIMEGNKTRVIENAEGDRTTPSVVAFTKEGETLVGQSAKRQAITNPQNTLYAIKRLIGRRFDEDVVQRDIKMVSYKIVKADNGDAWVEAMDKKMAPPEISANVLRKMKKTAEDYLGEEVTEAVITVPAYFNDSQRQATKDAGRIAGLEVKRIINEPTAAALAYGLDKQRGDQKIAVYDLGGGTFDISIIEIAEVEGEHQFEVLSTNGDTFLGGEDFDKRLIDYIAEEFKKEQGIDLRGDPLAMQRLKDAAEKAKIELSSSHQTDVNLPYVTADASGPKHLNIRITRAKLEALVEDLIARTIEPCKIAIQDAGLSASEIDEVILVGGQTRTPKVQEAVKEFFGKEPRKDVNPDEAVAVGAAIQAGVLAGEVKEVLLLDVTPLSLGIETLGGVMTKLIEKNTTIPTRKTQVFSTADDNQTAVTVHVLQGERERAADNKSLGRFDLVGIPPAPRGMPQIEVTFDIDANGILNVSAKDKATGKEQSIVIKASSGLSEDEIENMVKDAEAHVEEDRKFRELINVRNQGDNLIHATEKSMEELGDKLEADEKSRIEKAIEELKTAMKVDDKAAIEARIKELTDASAKMAERIYGQQAEEPKEAKGEESKAAEEGVVDAEFEEVKEDKK
- the rnhA gene encoding ribonuclease HI, producing the protein MTEAVEIFTDGACRGNPGPGGWGALLRYRGREKTLSGTETRTTNNRMELMAAIQALESLKRPCRVRLTTDSQYLRQGITCWMPRWKQRGWKTANRQPVKNIDLWQRLERAAAQHQVEWFWVRGHEGHPENERVDALAREAITELEEG
- the grpE gene encoding nucleotide exchange factor GrpE codes for the protein MANEEKTTPDTHSATEQSEISVESEAPSEGGEQAQEAAPETAEMEDIQRLLEDARTKADEHWNELLRARAELENQRRRHERELEKARKYALEKFAQELLPVKDSLEMGLAAAQAEDADVAALREGTELILKMFDEVAARFGIETVDPQGEAFNPEFHQAISTQENDEVAPNTVLIVVRKGYVLNGRLLRPAMVVVSKPSEQIPPGVDTQA
- a CDS encoding TetR family transcriptional regulator, which translates into the protein MEEAISTRDIILDAALELAEETSWENVRLHHIAQRTGLSLNQIRQYFREKEELVDAWLDRADQAMLEETNRPYFPAISPRERLNRLFMAWLEALSPHRQVMRQMVFNRLEPGHLHMQLASLLRISRTVQWAREAAQRDQVFLFRALDETALTSIYLITFLCWLNDPTEYHRRTRRLLDRILRTGEIIGSLKPSFLRSKKQEQTFTKTSFPSGP
- a CDS encoding methyltransferase domain-containing protein — encoded protein: MMLTFEPIWPKVKGSSHKREYPSRQAFCAWLEKPLGRRLLKIERAELERILPGLFGYHLVQLGAVRKGTDLLSSSRIWHQVVLEAGTWSEVQPPSLLSRVDTLPFASATVDGIVLPHVLEYEANPHQVLREVQRVLVPYGTLVVLGFNPWSFWGLWRLFLWRRGQVPWCGRFYSLSRLRDWLALLGFETVQLRYFLFRPPLQHPRLMRRLRFFEGVGQRWCPFLAGGYLVVAKKQVMRLNPVDPLWRKEKGLEIPGLAEPTARERFRD
- the dnaQ gene encoding DNA polymerase III subunit epsilon; translation: MRQIILDTETTGLEPKEGHRIIEIGGVELINRRRTGQTFHCYLNPERKVDEGALKVHGLSNEFLSDKPRFVEIVEEFLAFIKEAELVIHNAPFDVGFLDHELNLLGSQWGKVSLYCQVLDTLALARQRHPGQKNSLDALCKRYGVDNSRRDLHGALLDAEILAGVYLAMTGGQASLSLRGYGSEDIQSQPEGGKYRPVPVKRSPLKVVRANEEERLAHQECLAAIDKVSGGACLWRQLESPD
- the hrcA gene encoding heat-inducible transcriptional repressor HrcA: MARSKSPLVLNERSQHLLKAMVECYIRDGEPVGSRTLSRECQLDLSPATIRNVMADLEELGLVFSPHTSAGRVPTVKGYRFFIDALLRPKRLGANTIRELAAQFEVEAEPSALLATASQLLSEISRFAGVVMLPRHECRALRQVEFLPLSENRVLAILVVNEHEVQNRIIYPSRPYSASELQQAANYLNAIFKGKDFYEVRERLLAEMSEVREDMDRIMGTAVEMAKQVFLSEKEVEDCVVAGQTNLLDYMDLSDKERLRLLFNAFNEKQDILHLLDQCLHAGGIQIFIGEESGYQVFDDCSVVTARYGSSEGALGVLGVIGPTRMDYERVISLVDVTARLLGAALNPR